ggctattatgaataatgctgctgtgaacatttgtgtacaagtttttatgcatatatatttcatttCTCCTAGGAGGAGCCTTCTCTTTTTTTACTGTAGTAAAGATATAACAGAAagattgccattttaaccatttttaaatgtatgatTCAGGAGCCTTTTTTAAATCATACACCAAGAGATTTGGTGATATCGTGTCTATAAAGCCTTTGCCCTGCTAAGCATTCCATCAGTGATAGCCGGATACAGGTTAGGAAGTACCCATAGCAAGGGACATCCCAGCGTAGCTGTTAAGATTGTGAGGAGCGTGTGGTGAAAAGCCGTATTTATCCCCACCCAGCATTCAGTCCCCAACACAGGCTTCATGAAGGCACAGAGATACTTGGACAAGCCCTCATCCTCTTTGCAGGTCAAATCATGCAGAGATAGTGGTATAGCAGAAAGGGGTAAGAAAAAGTCAGGAGTTCTGGGGCCTACCCCTGCTGAGCTGCTGATTTGAGTGTTTCCCTGCTCAGACCTCAGTGTCCCTGCTCAGAGAGTGATCATAGCTGATGCTTCTGGCCCTTAAGTGTGGCTCACTTGGCTTCTCTCCCATTCCCCAGGCTGCAGCTCCGTCAATGATCCTGTGAGTATTGAGGAGTCACTGCTGCCTCTGGGGGCCCCTGCGCTGGAGTGGCTCACCTGCCTGCCCCCAGCATGGCATCTGACACTCCCGAGTCCCTGATGTCCCTCTGCACCGACTTCTGCCTGCGCAACCTGGATGGCACCTTGGGCTACCTGCTGGACAAGGAGACCCTGCGGCTACATCCAGACATCTTCCTGCCCAGCGAGATCTGCGACCGGCTTGTCAACGAGTGAGCAGGGCCAGCACTGGGGTGGGAGAGTGAGTCTTAGCATCAGCGAGTGTGGAGAGAGAATGTGCACCATGTGGAGGTGTGGAGATGGATGTGTGAGTGGGTGTGCAAGCACATGGATATTTGTGGGTACAAGAGAATATTGATGTGTCTATCCATAACAGTAAAGGCCTGTGTCTGCGTGGTGGTGTATGAGGAGGAGGGGTGTACACGTGAAGGAATGGGTGTGTGCGCACCTGTGGGCTTATACAGCACAAGGGTATGTTTAAGTTTGAAAGCGCATGTTTGGTTTTGTGTGCGTATGTGCAtgagtgtctgtgtctgtgtgtgtgtgtgtttgtatgagaACAGGCTAATGAGTTTATAAACTAAGTGAGAATGGACACATGCGGGTTTACATGCCAGTACCGGAATAATGGATTCATGATCAGGGGTGAATCATTCAGAACGTCTTTAAACAGCCCTTTCGAGGGACTCCTCACTGATGGGGCTCCTAGAAGCAGACTGACTGCCAGGAACTCAGCCTAGGTGCCCAGAAGGGAAATCATTAGCCCAGACAATTGCACATGAAAGTGGGAACTTGTCTGCAACCTGAGGACAGAGCCAGATTTGTACTAATATTCTGAGCCTTCAGTGTGGGGCAGGCACTAGGTTGGAAGTTTTGCAGACGAGaattatgtccattttacagatgaagaaactgaggttcagagaaattCAGTTACTTGTGGGAAATTGCCCAGGTAGTGAGCTGCCAAGCCAAAATATAGATTCCAGAGTGTTTGGATTCAAAGCCTCTCCACCAGCCAGTATTCTTGCATGAGCTCATACCTCAATAGCATATTATTCAGGGCTTGCCCTGTATCTAGCTGGGAACTCCAAACCACTTGGCTTAATTGTCCTGTTTGAAAGGATCCTGGGAGGGGTTGACAAAGGAACTAGAAGCTGGCTTAAAGAAGATGATGAATGTGGACATGGAGGTGGAGCTGCTGCTGCGACTTGGGTGGGGAGGAGGGTACATGACAAGAGTGTGTGTTTGAAGACAAAAAcaatgtgtatgtgtttgttaCGGGATTATATATGGGGGAAGGAGACAGGATTTGTTATTGATAAGAGGGCCCTTCATCACCAGAAGGTCACTCAGAGAGTGGCCTTTGGGCTCCTGGTTCCTGGGGCACCCTTAATTCCAGAGGTGGCTTGCATGTAGTATAGTCAGGATCCAAGCAGATACTattaggaggaggaggaggaagctgCTGCTGGGGTGATCAGGGAAGCCTTCAGGGAAGGGAGGATTTTTGCTGGGCCTTGGAGGGAGTGTGAGGATCCCTGTGCTCCTCCCCTGAGCCTTTCTTCTCTCCTAGGTATGTGGAACTGGTCAACGCCGCCTGCAACTTTGAGCCACACGAGAGCTTCTTCAGCCTCTTCTCAGACCCCCGCAGCACCCGCCTCACCCGCATCCACCTGCGTGAGGacctggtgcaggaccaggatcTGGAAGCCATTCGCAAGCAGGTGAGCCCTGCATTGCCAGGGTACCAGGATGCCATGGGGAGGCCAGCCAGGAAGGGTCAAACCAGGAGTTGGGGCAGGGCCACTCTAGCCCAAGAATCCCCAAACCCCTCCAGAGCTCCTCCCCACTATGAGGCTTAAGGCAGCCAGAGGGCGGAGGTCGTGACAGGGCTGTGCCTGCCATCAGGACTTGGTGGAGCTGTACCTGACCAACTGCGAGAAGCTGTCCGCCAAGAGCCTGCAGACACTGAGGAGCTTCAGCCACACCCTGGTGTCACTGAGCCTCTTCGGCTGCGCAAACATTTTCTATGAGGAGGAGAATCCAGGGGGCTGTGAAGACGAGTGTCTCGTCAATCCCACCTGCCAGGTGCTGGTTAAGGACTTCACCTTTGAGGGCTTTAGCCGCCTACGTTTCCTCAACTTGGGCCGCATGATTGATGGGGTCCCAGTAGAGTCCCTGTTGCGGCCACTCAACTCGCTAGCCGCCTTGGACCTCTCAGGCATTCAGACAAGTGATGCAGCCTTCCTAACCCAGTGGAAAGACAGCCTAGTATCCCTTGTGCTCTACAACATGGACCTCTCGGATGACCATATCCGTGTCATTGTCCAGCTGCACAAGCTGCGGTGAGCTGCCCAGCCCATACCTCACCAGGGCTGTGTTGGGGAGGCACCGGAAGGGAGGGAATGGGTGTTGTCAGTCCCAGAGGGTTCGTGAGTGAGCCCCTGGCCAGGCAGAGCGGGGAGGTGGAAGAGACAGTCCCATTCCTTAAACCCAGTGTTCAGTTGAACTGGGACTATTCAGGGCACCTGGGTCCCAGCAGGTTTTTTCCCCAGAATGCTCTGGAGCAGTCGTGGCAGGGATGGGCCCTCCGTGCTGTGGACTGAGGGCACAGAGGTCTACAAGACAGCCCCAGCCTGTGTCTAGCTCCTGACCTGCAGCCCCACCCTCATCTCCAGACACCTGGATATCTCCCGAGACCGCCTCTCCAGCTACTACAAATTCAAGCTAACTCGGAAAGTTCTGAGCCTCTTTGTGCAGAAGCTGGGAAACCTGATGTCCCTGGACATCTCTGGCCACATGATCCTGGAGAACTGCAGCATCTCCAAGATGGATGAGGAAGCAGGACAAACCAGGTGGGGCTTTGGGCAAGGAGCTCCTGGGAACCACCTCCATGGATTTGGGCGGGGAGTCATGCAACAAACATTTGCTCTTTCTGCCAAATGCTGTGCCCAGTACTGGAGATAAAGAAATGAATCTGGCTCTGCCCTCTCAGAGTCTGTGTGAGCTAGTGGAGGGCAGACAAGTACATAGGTCATTATAAGGGCTGTGGCTGGGGGAGTACAGAGCTCTGGGGTTGCCCTGAGGATCAGGAAGGAGGAAGCAGGAGAAATGGCATCCAAGCTGTCCTGaaaggtcattatgagtttgCTGGAGAAAAGGTGTTctagcagagggaacagcatgcaCAAAGGCTGGAAAGGGAGAGCATGAGCGACTGGGAAATTACCAGACGCTCAGACTGACTGGAGCACAGTGTGGGAGTGGTGTTAAGAAATGAGGCTGCAGGGCCTAGCCACTCCCAGGGAGAGGCCCTCCTTTGCAGTGAACCCAGGGCAGTCCCAGGCCCCAAGCCACTGACCCAGCACCTTCTTTCCCCAGCATTGAGCCATCCAAGAGCAGCATCATGCCCTTCCGGGCTTTGAAGAGGCCCCTACAGTTCCTTGGGCTCTTCGAGACCTCTCTGTGCCGCCTAACGCACATTCCGGCCTACAAAgtgagaggcagggagaggagCAGGGTGGAATAGGGAGCCCgggagaagggagaagggaggaggCTGGGGCCGGAGGCTCAGGGGATCCCACCACCTGGCCTCTTATGGATTGTTCTGAACATGCCCAATCTCCAGGTAAGTGGTGACAAAAATGAGGAGCAGGTGCTGAATGCCATAGAGGCCTATACAGAGCACCGGCCAGAGATCACCTCACGAGCCATCAACCTGCTTTTTGACATCGCACGCATTGAGCGCTGCAACCAGCTGCTGCGGGCCCTGAAGGTCAGCCCCAACCCTCAGGCTCCTGTCCTCATCCAACACCCTGTCCTCATCCCAGGGCACTGGCAATCCTTCCTCCGGAACCCCAACTACTTCACCCCCATACCCCCGACCCCGCCACCTCCACACCCACTGCAGTGCATCTCTGGCCTTCTTCAGGCTCCACCCTCATACCTTGCTCCACCCAGGGCCCTAGAACACAACAGTTGGGCCACTACTGCCATGGCCCCGCCCTAGTTCTGCTCGGTCATCTCAGTTTCTGCCCTCAGAGAGTAAGATGGGGTAAGCCCTGCCCTAGAGAACCTGCCCAAGCCCAGCTTAAACAGCCCTGGACCTGTCACAGTACAGCTTTAACAGGATTTGCTAACCTGGGCTCCTGTCCTGTTGCTCTACAGCTGGTCATCACAGCCCTCAAGTGCCACAAGTATGACAAGAACATCCAAGTGACAGGCAGCGCTGCCCTCTTCTACCTGACCAATTCCGAGTACCGCTCAGAGCAGAGTATCAAGCTGCGGCGGCAGGTCATCCAGGTGGTGCTGAATGGCATGGAATCCTACCAGGAGGTGACGGTGAGCCCCCGACCCACCAAGGCCCGCATGCTCCAGCCCCAGCTGCCCCTTTTCCTGTTCACCCTCTGCCACAGCCCTGCCCCTGAGTGCCACGCTGGCTCTTTCTCTCACCTGGCTCTGCACGGCCTCCTCCCAACCCTGTTTCCCACTGCCTCAGTCCTTGCCCAGACTTCCCACCTGCCCAGTCCTCCTGTGCTCCTACTGCCATCTTCATCCCTGATTAGACTTGGCTCTACTCAGAGACCTTGGGGCCTGTCCTCCTGCCCCAGAGCCTCTGCTTGTGCTGTCTGCCCAGTCATTCTCCCCAGCAACACTCTGCTGGGGCTTACGTTTTTTAATAGCTGCCTTTACTATAAATCTATTTTATAAAAACAGTACACACAGTATGATCCCATTTACTAAACATATATGCATAGACTAAAATCCAGAACAATATATATCCAGTGTTAATGATGGCTATCTCTGGGTGGTGGTGGGGTTAcgggtggtttttattttcttcattttgtatatatgtatttataatttttctaCGGTAAATTTTCTATTACTTTTATAGtagtaaaagtaataaaaatgacAGGTAATCCACCCCCCCCGGCCCAGAGATAGCCATCATTAACATTGGATAGCCGTTGTTCTGGGTTTTAGtctatgcatatatgtgtaaGTATGTGGGCTCACACTGTGTGTACTTTGTGTAACACGGATCTTTAATCCAACAGTGCCTTAGGAATATGAACATTCCCATATCAACAAACGTATTTCTACATCTTAAAAATAATGGTTTGTGTTGAATTACAAAAGTAAGATAtttgatgcttaaaaaaaaacttttcaaataATACAAAAGTGTATTAAATAGAAAGTGAAAAGTCAATCACAatcccatctcccctcccccaGAAAGCTGGTCTTAACAGTTTCATTTCAGAATTGTTaactccagcacagtgttcagcATCGCTGAGTGGCCACTCCGCTGGGACTCTGTGTTGGAGCTTCGAGGCAGTGGCCAAGCCCTGCGCTCTTGGAGTTGCACGACAGGACTTGGCCGAACGCGTGGGCTGTAGATACCGAATCACTCCCCCATGGTTGACTATTTAGGTGGCTTTTTCATTTTTTGCTATTTCAAACAAGGCTCTGCTGACTCTATTTGATTACCTTTGGTTATGTCCTTATAATACATTTCTAGAGATAGAATTGCTGGGGCAAAGagtgtgtttatttttaaagcatttgtTATTTATCCTCCAGAAAGGCTGTGTGATCTCTCCTCCCTCTGCAGGAATTAGAACACCCCCTTCCCCACTGCCTTGCCAACTCCAGGCTTTAGAGCGATTATTCTTTCTATGGTGAGATTGATTTTATAACCAGGTAAAaaggatgcctttttttttttttttttttaattaaaaaaaaaaaaagctagttgaAGACTCCCCAAACAATTTAATAAACCTtatcagagaaatggaaattaaaataacAAGACATCACATTTCATCTGAAGAGGTTGATTGATGTTGCTCATAGTTAGCAAGGGTGGGGGAGAGCACCCTCATACCCTTTTTACTGGTGAGGTGTATGTTGTACAACCTGTTTGGAGGGCAACTGGTAGAACCTACCAAAACTACAAATGCATTTATCTTTTGACCTAATTATTTGAAAAACAGTAAGTATTGCTTTTATTATTTAAGATAAtttttttcagattaaaaaaatatacatatactggggaaaacaaagacagaaagttAACCACAGGTGATATCCTCCAAATTACAGGATTAATAAAGTATGGTAAACCTCCAATATCTAATAAGAAAGgaagtatcttagtcatctagtgctgctataacagaaataccacaagtggatggctttaacaaagagaagtttattctctcacagtccagtaggctagaagtccaaatacagggttctggctccaggggaaggcttttctctgtctgcaggctctggaggaaggtccttgtcatcagtcttcctttggtctgggagtgTCTCAGCGCAGgatcctcaggtccaaaggacacactctgctcctggcactggtttcttggtagcatgaggtcccactgtctctctcctcactcctgtcttttatatctcaaaagagattggcttaagacactgtctaatcttgtagctctcatcaatataactgccactaatccatcttattacatcatagtgatcagatttacaacacatagggaagtcacatcagatgacaaaatggtggacaatcatacaatactagcAATCATGACTAGCTTAGTTAataggtattttggggggaaacaattcaatccatgagaggaaggaaggaaattaaATTACAAAGAAAGAGTGCAGAGTTCCCTGTAAAAAGATAAGCTCACAGACAACTCAAACAGGTGAGGATATATAACAATTAGAGCTCTCAGACACTGCTagtgggagtgtaaattggtacaaccactttgggaaactGTTTGATGTTGCCTAATAAAGTTGGAGACATACATATCTTATGACCCAGCTGTTCCACTCCCAGGCATGTGTGCCCTAGAGAAACTGATATACATGGTGGCACCAGGATGTATGTTCCAAGTAACCAAAGACTGAAGTCAGCCCAACGTCTGTCATCAattgaatggattaacaaatcaGGGTATCATCACAATGGTATACTGTACTACAGTAAAAAACGACTGAATTTCAACTACCTAAAACAACAGGATTGATCTTATCTATGACTAAACAGAAAGAAGGAGGGTGCTAAAGAATCATTCATGCAGGAAAGCAGGATAATGGTCATCTTTAGTGAGGAGGGAGGGGCTTAGGATCAGGAAGGGAAATTTAGGGACTTCtgggcagtgggcttttttttttttcgaccCAGATGGTGGTTACATGGATGTTCATGTTATAATTTTTGTTAAACTGTACATTTTTGTTTTAGGTACCCTTTCATATGActattgtattttatatttatttttttaaagccttaCAGTCTTCTCTTCCAGAAGCCTTCCTGGACAACCACAACTCTGATCCCACGTCTCTAGAGAGCCCCTCGAGTCTGGCTCCGGAGTCTGACCCTGAACGTGTTCCACTTGTCTCCTGTCCTGGTCCAGGTTCAGCGGAACTGCTGTCTGACCCTCTGCAACTTCAGCATCCCTGAGGAGCTGGAATTCCAGTACCGCCGGGTCAACGAGCTCCTGCTCAGCATCCTTAACCCCACACGGCAGGATGAGTCGATCCAGCGCATCGCCGTACACCTCTGCAACGCCCTGGTCTGTCAGGTGGACAACGACCACAAAGAGGCAGTGGGCAAGATGGGCTTTGTTGTGGTACGTGTAGGGTGGATATCCCCTCCTCCCTTATTCCTCTCTTCCATAGCCCCACTGCCTGAGTTCTCACCCAGTAACTAAAGAGCCCTCTCCCACCACACTCTGTTAGAGGAGAGTCTTAGAGGAAGGCCCAGGGTGAGGAGGTGGGGGGCCTATCCTGAAGCATGAGGATTTAGGCTAGACCAAAGGAAGAATTTCCTAATAGTGACAGGTTGAGTGCCCCTGTTATACCATCTCTGTTGGGATTAAATAGGTTATTTGAGGAACTTTTTAATGTTGCCCCCACAGTTACTGTGAGCTCAGTAGGGAAAAGACACCATGCTTATTTGTCTCATCattatgctcccagtgcttcctAGTGTAGGGCCTTATGCACAGTGAGGAGATGATAAAGATTTgctaaagaaaggaaggaaagaatgagGAGGGACTAGAGGGCAGTCAGTCTCCTTTCATTTTGTCACTGGGGAGGTAGACACCCAGAGAGGAGGAGAGCCAGCTCCAAAGTCACACTGGCATCAGTGGTTATGCCAGATAAACACACAGGCCTCCTGGTACCAAATACTGAGGGTCTATGGAtttgaataaggagccctggtgactgagtggttaagtgctcaggtgttaaccagaaggttggtaattcaaacccaccagccacccccacAGGAGaagcatgtggcagtctgcttccataaagatttaaagccttggaaaccctatgggcagttctactctgttctgtagggttgttatgagtccgaatcaactcgacagcagtgggtgggtggattGAACGTCTTCAAACAGCCTCCCAAATAGGTAGATTTGGTCTCGTCAGGATGTTTCACCAGAAATCACATCACTGACTCTCCAGATCCTCTGTCCATCTTGGGTTCTTGGGAGACATGGTAGTTCTTGGGCCCTGACCTTCCAGCAAGCACTCTTCTCTGCCCACAGACCATGCTGAAGCTGATTCAGAAGAAGCTGCTGGACAAGATAGTAAGTTTACTCTTCATGGAGCCACTCTGCCCCTCCCTTGCCCTGAGAGGGGCCTAGTTTGTCCCTGGGGGTATCCATATTTTATCAGGGAACCTCCTCACCAGGTACCAGGAGCCTGCAGGGCCCACCCAGGTGAGCCTTGTTGAGCCCTCCCCTCCCACTTGTAGTGTGACCAGGTGATGGAGTTTTCCTGGAGTGCCCTGTGGAACATCACAGACGAGACACCCGACAACTGCGAGATGTTCCTCAACTTCAATGGCATGAAGCTCTTCCTAGACTGCCTGAAGGTAACACCCACTTCCAGCAGCAGCAGCTCCTTGACCAGACAGGGTCACTCTTCTTTCCCTGGGTTATCCCAGCAGCCAAATCCACCAGCACCAACCCCCTACCATGGGTTCCCACTAAAGAACAGTGGGGGCAGACTCAGGGTCCAACAGCCCAGGAtgtgctgctaacagaaattcCAGAGACCTTCCCTGAGCCGGACAGTCTGGTTGGCCCTCTGGGAGCCCTCCATCCAAGGGAGAACCCAGCCCTGCCTTCTCAGCAATGATTTCCCAGATGGCCCAGAGCCGGCTGGAGTCCTCTGGGACATCAGCTGGACAGAGGACAGAATTCGGCTCAGTAGGGCTCTATTCATCCTAAAGCTCATCCTCTATTTTCCTGGCTCTAGCTTTAGCCATGGGAGTTCCCTTAAACTGACACTTGGAGCTTTGGTAAATAGAACCACGTTTGTCCCGTTCACAGCTTTATAGGTCAGCGCTCCACTCAGCCTTTGTCTTTGTGGCAAGGAGCCACCACCTTCTAATCCTTTACGGTGTGTACCCACCATTATCCTAGGTGCACTAGAAGATGGCTAGTGCATACTACATCCCTTTAGTCTAGCTGGAATGGCCAGACAGATACCCACAAAGCTTTTAGGTAGTGATACCAGACACTAAGTAATTAAGTACTAATTGATGTGGCCCCAATGGCCCTTATTTTGTCAGGAATTCCCAGAGAAGCAGGAACTACATCGGAATATGCTGGGACTCTTGgggaatgtggcagaagtgaagGAGCTGCGGCCCCAGCTGATGACTTCCCAATTCATCAGCGTCTTCAGGTTGATATCCCCCTTCTTTCCCTTTTTGTGTTAGCTGCCAGGATGTTCCAAGTCCTAGTCTGTTGCGGCAACCCCTCTTAGCCTTGGTTTCTGTTATAAATATCATCTTCCCTCTCTAACATGGTTTCTGGTTTCTTATTCTTTCAACCCTCCATTAAAATGGTCCTCTCATAACTAtatcttaaaccaaacccaaacccatagctatcaattctgactcatagcaatcctacatcTTAAGTCTTGTATCTTAAGTGACCTCAAATCCGTTTTAAAAGTAGTCTGGCTATGgataaaaagctataaataaatAGTACCTCTGGCGTCTGGTTTGTAAGTTAGGGTCCAGGAACGGGTACTTAAAGCGGGACCAGGGGAATGAGACTCTACTTTCCTGTCTTCTTCCTGGCAGCAACCTGCTGGAGAGCAAGGCAGACGGGATTGAGGTCTCCTACAATGCCTGCGGCGTCCTCTCCCATATCATGTTTGATGGGCCCGAGGCCTGGGGCATCTGCGAGCCCCAGCGGGAGGAGGTGGAGGAACGCATGTGGACAGCCATCCAGAGCTGGGACGTCAACTCACGGAGAAACATCAATTACAGGTGTGTCGGGGAGGGCGTGGGGCGGGGAACGGGGGCAAGAGGCCCCTCCCAGGCAGCTTGATCAGAGCTTGTTGCCTTTCTTTTAGTCCTCTTCCAGCTGTTTGTGCTCACTCACTGAAGTGAAGGCCACATACGGTGAGGAGCATGAGGTGCACAGCTTACGTGCACGTCAGCACCTGTGCATACTCACAGCCTGCTCTCTACAAATCATTTTCAGTACTTACTGCACGTCGATACATGTTCATTtgtgaaaaaaggagaaaatacagatacaggaaacaaaatagaaatagttCATAGTCTCGTCCTTTGGAAGTGAACGCCTTTAACATCTTATTGTCTCTCCAAAGACACCAAAGATCTCTCTCCTTCCAGCTGTTTTCCATGCACAGATTTAAATACTTTAAATCAAGCTGGCATCAGTCCTTACTATACTGTGACTGAATTTCCAGTCACAAGGTTTGAGTCTCCCTTGTCATTTTGTAACAGCTGAGCCACTTCCTATGTGTGGATGGGCCATCCTGTGCTGATTGACATTTCAGTTGAAAACCCACACTGGGAGGAACGGGCTTATGCTTGTAGCTTTGCCCACGTTCTAGCTACCTTAGCTCCTGAGGTGGGAGGAAGTAGAATCGCTGGGCCAGAGGGTTTGCACATATAGTCTTCAGGCTTTTGGACCCTGACTCCAGGAGACCCATAGAAGACCCTTGTAAGAAGCGCAGTTACGCTTTCTTCTGCCTCCCAGTCATCCTCCCCCAACCAAGGCTGGGTCTCTCCCCTTTGCTGAGGTCCCCAGCTTTTTATATCACCTAATCTGTGTCCCTCCTACCTCCCTTATATGCTCATTCTTTTGACCCTCTCACAAGGGACCTCCATTTGTGGAGTCTGAATCCAGAGTGTCAAGGAGCCTGATGGAGGGGTAAAGGGCCAGGTACCGCCTTCTCCCCTGCATCCTGCTTATTGTTTGACCTTAGGACCTTTCAGAGAGGAGAAACCCTGGACAAGAGAAGACTTCCCCTACCCCCACCAGGCTTCAGAAATGACCTTGTTTTCTCTCCCTACAGGTCCTTTGAGCCAATCCTTCGCCTTCTTCCCCAGGGTATCTCCCCTGTCAGCCAGCACTGGGCAACCTGGGCCCTGTACAACCTTGTATCTGTCTACCGTGAGTACCCACTTGCCCTTTGTTTAGACACAAGGGAACGTACCAGCTGAAAGCAGacttgccctcagggagcttcTAGTCCAGAAGGGGAGCACTAAGAGAGCTGGTATAAGCACTTGTGCCTCAGAGTGAAGCCATTCCCTTTCCAGCATTTGTAGGATGCCCAGCAGAAGTAGCCCTGGCAGGTAGGAAGGCTCACCCAGAGTTCCCAGTCAGCTTTCTTAATGCTTTCTGTTTCAATGTGAGTGAATAGCCAAAAATCACCAGGCATTGACGGGAGCTTTCTGCATGACACGGTAAGATC
This DNA window, taken from Loxodonta africana isolate mLoxAfr1 chromosome 9, mLoxAfr1.hap2, whole genome shotgun sequence, encodes the following:
- the ZER1 gene encoding protein zer-1 homolog isoform X1, translating into MASDTPESLMSLCTDFCLRNLDGTLGYLLDKETLRLHPDIFLPSEICDRLVNEYVELVNAACNFEPHESFFSLFSDPRSTRLTRIHLREDLVQDQDLEAIRKQDLVELYLTNCEKLSAKSLQTLRSFSHTLVSLSLFGCANIFYEEENPGGCEDECLVNPTCQVLVKDFTFEGFSRLRFLNLGRMIDGVPVESLLRPLNSLAALDLSGIQTSDAAFLTQWKDSLVSLVLYNMDLSDDHIRVIVQLHKLRHLDISRDRLSSYYKFKLTRKVLSLFVQKLGNLMSLDISGHMILENCSISKMDEEAGQTSIEPSKSSIMPFRALKRPLQFLGLFETSLCRLTHIPAYKVSGDKNEEQVLNAIEAYTEHRPEITSRAINLLFDIARIERCNQLLRALKLVITALKCHKYDKNIQVTGSAALFYLTNSEYRSEQSIKLRRQVIQVVLNGMESYQEVTVQRNCCLTLCNFSIPEELEFQYRRVNELLLSILNPTRQDESIQRIAVHLCNALVCQVDNDHKEAVGKMGFVVTMLKLIQKKLLDKICDQVMEFSWSALWNITDETPDNCEMFLNFNGMKLFLDCLKEFPEKQELHRNMLGLLGNVAEVKELRPQLMTSQFISVFSNLLESKADGIEVSYNACGVLSHIMFDGPEAWGICEPQREEVEERMWTAIQSWDVNSRRNINYRSFEPILRLLPQGISPVSQHWATWALYNLVSVYPDKYCPLLIKEGGMPLLRDMIKMATARQETKEMARKVIEHCSNFKEENMDTSR
- the ZER1 gene encoding protein zer-1 homolog isoform X2, giving the protein MASDTPESLMSLCTDFCLRNLDGTLGYLLDKETLRLHPDIFLPSEICDRLVNEYVELVNAACNFEPHESFFSLFSDPRSTRLTRIHLREDLVQDQDLEAIRKQDLVELYLTNCEKLSAKSLQTLRSFSHTLVSLSLFGCANIFYEEENPGGCEDECLVNPTCQVLVKDFTFEGFSRLRFLNLGRMIDGVPVESLLRPLNSLAALDLSGIQTSDAAFLTQWKDSLVSLVLYNMDLSDDHIRVIVQLHKLRHLDISRDRLSSYYKFKLTRKVLSLFVQKLGNLMSLDISGHMILENCSISKMDEEAGQTSIEPSKSSIMPFRALKRPLQFLGLFETSLCRLTHIPAYKVSGDKNEEQVLNAIEAYTEHRPEITSRAINLLFDIARIERCNQLLRALKLVITALKCHKYDKNIQVTGSAALFYLTNSEYRSEQSIKLRRQVIQVVLNGMESYQEVQRNCCLTLCNFSIPEELEFQYRRVNELLLSILNPTRQDESIQRIAVHLCNALVCQVDNDHKEAVGKMGFVVTMLKLIQKKLLDKICDQVMEFSWSALWNITDETPDNCEMFLNFNGMKLFLDCLKEFPEKQELHRNMLGLLGNVAEVKELRPQLMTSQFISVFSNLLESKADGIEVSYNACGVLSHIMFDGPEAWGICEPQREEVEERMWTAIQSWDVNSRRNINYRSFEPILRLLPQGISPVSQHWATWALYNLVSVYPDKYCPLLIKEGGMPLLRDMIKMATARQETKEMARKVIEHCSNFKEENMDTSR